Proteins from one Pagrus major chromosome 1, Pma_NU_1.0 genomic window:
- the LOC140997599 gene encoding protein NLRC3-like, protein MQRRSRTLAAVCRRQLKSNLQKKFQCVFEGIAKAGNPTLLNQIYTELYITEGGTAGVNVEHEVRQIETAYRKSDRPETTIRQEDIFKASPGRDEPIRRVMTKGVAGIGKTVLTQKFTLDWAEDKSNQDIQFIFPFTFRELNFLKEKKFSLVELVHHFFTETKEICSFEEFQVVFIFDGLDECRLPLDFHNTEILTDVTESTSVDVLLTNLIRGKLLPSARLWITTRPAAANQIPPECVDMVTEVRGFTGPQKEEYFKKRFIKKKQASRIISHIKTSRSLHIMCHIPVFCWITATVLEDVLKTRTRGKLPKTLTEMYIHFLVVQSKVKNVKYDGGVETDPHWTTKSREMIESLGKLAFEQLQKGNLIFYESDLTECGINIRAASVYSGLFTQIFKEERGLYQDKVFCFVHLSVQEFLAALHVHLTFINSGVNLLTEEKQTSRWSKLFRDKPEPTHFYQSAVDEALQSPNGHLDLLLRFLLGLSLQPNQTLLQGLMTHTGSISQTNQETVKYIKKKISENLSPERIINLFHCLNELNDGSLEEEIQQYLRSGSLSTDKLSPAQWSALGFILLSSEEDLDVFDLKKYSASEEALLRLLPVVKASNKALLNDCNLSERSCEALSSVLSSQSSSLRELDLSDNDLQDSGVKPLSVGLKSPHCKLETLRLSGCLITEEGCTSLASALRSNPSHLRELDLSFNHPGDSGVKLLSAGLEDPDWKLDTLRVEHGGEQRLKPGVRKYVCELTVDTNTVNTNLELSDNNRKVTSVRKKQPYPDHPERFDSWTQLLCRNGLTGRCYWEVEWKGEVEISVSYRGISRRGNSDDCLFGRNNQSWSLICSDDGRYSAWHNNIRTDLSSSSSSSYFSSSSSSSSSSSVSNRVAVYVDCPAGTLSFYRVSSDSLIHLHTFSTTFTQPLYPGFWFWSSGSSVSL, encoded by the exons atgcagaggaggagca gAACTCTTGCTGCAGTTTGTCGACGTCAGCTCAAATCtaaccttcagaagaagttccagtgtgtgtttgaggggatcgctaaagcaggaaacccaacccttctgaatcagatctacacagagctctacatcacagagggagggactgcagggGTCAATGttgaacatgaggtcagacagattgaaacagcatACAGGAAAtcagacagaccagaaacaacaatcagacaagaagacatctttaaagcctcacctggaagagacgaaccaatcagaagagtgatgacaaagggagtggctggcatcgggaaaacagtcttaacacagaagttcactctggactgggctgaagacaaatccaaccaggacatacagttcatatttccattcactttcagagagctgaattttctgaaagagaaaaagttcagcttggtggagcttgttcatcacttcttcactgaaaccaaagaaatctgcagctttgaagagttccaggttgtgttcatctttgacggtctggatgagtgtcgacttcctctggacttccacaacactgagatcctgactgatgttacagagtccacctcagtggatgtgctgctgacaaacctcatcagggggaaactgcttccctctgctcgcctctggataaccacacgacctgcagcagccaatcagatccctcctgagtgtgttgacatggtgacagaggtcagagggttcactggcccacagaaggaggagtacttcaagAAGAGATTCATAAAGAAgaagcaggccagcagaatcatctcccacatcaagacatcacgaagcctccacatcatgtgccacatcccagtcttctgctggatcactgctacagttttggaggatgtgttgaagaccagaaCCAGAGGAaagctgcccaagaccctgactgagatgtacatccacttcctggtggttcagtccaaagtgaagaacgtcaagtatgatggaggagttgagacagatccacactggaccACAAAGAGCAGGGagatgattgagtctctgggaaaactggcttttgagcagctgcagaaaggaaacctgatcttctatgaatcagacctgacagagtgtggcatcaatatcagagcagcctcagtgtactcaggactgttcacacagatctttaaagaggagagaggactgtatcaggacaaggtgttctgcttcgtccatctgagtgttcaggagtttctggctgctcttcatgtccatctgacgttcatcaactctggagtcaatctgctgacagaagaaaaacaaacctccCGATGGTCTAAACTATTCAGAGACAAACCTGAACCAACACATttctaccagagtgctgtggacgaggccttacagagtccaaatggacacctggatTTGTTgctccgcttcctcctgggtctttcactgcagcCCAATCAGACTCTCCTACAAggtctgatgacacacacaggaagtatcTCACAGACTAATCAGGAAACGGTGAagtacatcaagaagaagatcagtgagaatctgtctccagagagaatcatcaatctgttccactgtctgaatgaactgaatgatggttctctagaggaggagatccaacagtacctgagatcaggaagtctctccacagataaactgtctcctgctcagtggtcagctctgggcttcatcttactgtcatcagaagaagatctggacgtgtttgacctgaagaaatactctgcttcagaggaggctcttctgaggctgctgccagtggtcaaagcctccaacaaagctct GCTGAATgactgtaatctgtcagagagaagctgtgaagctctgtcctcagttctcagctcccagtcctctagtctgagagagctggacctgagtgacaacgacctgcaggattcaggagtgaagccgctgtctgttggactgaagagtccacactgtaaactggagactctcag gctgtcaggctgtctgatcacagaggaaggctgtacttctctggcctcagctctgagatccaacccctcccatctgagagagctggacctgagcttcaatcatccaggagactcaggagtgaagctgctgtcggctggactcgaggatccagactggaaactggacactctcag ggtggaacatggtggagagcagaggctgaaacctggtgtgaggaagt atgtctgtgaactcacagtggatacaaacacagtgaacacaaacctcgaactgtctgacaacaacaggaaggtgacaTCTGTGAGGAAGAAGCAgccatatcctgatcatccagagaggtttgactcATGGACTCAGCTGCTCTGtagaaatggtctgactggtcgctgttactgggaggtcgagtggaaAGGAGAGGTTGagatatcagtgagttacagaggaatcagcaggagaggaaacagtgatgattgtttgtttggacggaataatcagtcctggagtctgatcTGCTCTGATGATGGTCGTTACTCTGCCTGGCACAATAACATAAGAACagacctctcctcctcctcctcctcctcctacttctcctcctcctcctcctcctcctcctcctcctccgtctctaacagagtagcagtgtatgtggactgtcctgctggcactctgtccttctacagagtctcctctgactcactgatccacctccacaccttcagcaccacattcactcaacctctttatcctgggttctggttctggtcatctggttcctcagtgtctctgtag
- the LOC140997830 gene encoding protein NLRC3-like, whose translation MKQEELADCLQSRTVAAVCRRQLKSNLQKKFQCVFEGIAKAGNPTVLNQIYTELYITEGGTAEVNDEHEVRQIETASRKPDRPQTTIRQEDVFKASPGRDEPIRRVMTKGVAGIGKTVLTQKFTLDWAEDKANQDIQFTFPFTFRELNVLKEEKFSLVELVHHFFTETKEICSFEEFQVVFIFDGLDECRLPLDFHNTEILTDVTESTSVDVLLTNLIRGKLLPSARLWITTRPAAANQIPPECVDMVTKVRGFTDPQKEEYFGNRFRDEEQANRIISHIKTSRSLHIMCHIPVFCWITATVLEDVLKTREGRELPKTLTEMYIHFLVVQSKVKNIKYDGGAETDPPWNKKSRKMIESVRSAMAQATIKPRPATPQYL comes from the exons atgaagcaggaggagctggctgactgtctgcagagca gaactgttgctgcagtttgtcgACGTCAACTCAAATCtaaccttcagaagaagttccagtgtgtgtttgaggggatcgctaaagcaggaaacccaaccgttctgaatcagatctacacagagctctacatcacagagggagggactgcagaggtcaatgatgaacatgaggtcagacagattgaaacagcatccaggaaaccagacagaccacaaacaacaatcagacaagaagacgtctttaaagcctcacctggaagagacgaaccaatcagaagagtgatgacaaagggagtggctggcattgggaaaacagtcttaacacagaagttcactctggactgggctgaagacaaagccaaccaggacatacagttcacatttccattcactttcagagagctgaatgtgctgaaagaagaaaagttcagcttggtggagcttgttcatcacttcttcactgaaaccaaagaaatctgcagctttgaagagttccaggttgtgttcatctttgacggtctggatgagtgtcgacttcctctggacttccacaacactgagatcctgactgatgttacagagtccacctcagtggatgtgctgctgacaaacctcatcagggggaaactgcttccctctgctcgcctctggataaccacacgacctgcagcagccaatcagatccctcctgagtgtgttgacatggtgacaaaggtcagagggttcactgacccacagaaggaggagtacttcgGGAAcagattcagagatgaggagcaggccaacagaatcatctcccacatcaagacatcacgaagcctccacatcatgtgccacatcccagtcttctgctggatcactgctacagttctggaggatgtgttgaagaccagagagggacgagagctgcccaagaccctgactgagatgtacatccacttcctggtggttcagtccaaagtgaagaacATCAAGTAcgatggaggagctgagacagatccaccCTGGAATAAaaagagcaggaagatgattga